GAAAGTCTTGCAACAGATAATAGATTTCCGCCAGGGAGCAGCAGATAAACCGATTGAACTGAGTGGTAGCGAGTTTGTTACCTACGTTGATGGGGAATTCTACCTTGATGTTAAGGGGCTTGTAGATTCTACTGAAGCAAACGCTGGAGGAGATTCTAATTCAAAACCTGTACAGCCTAGATTTTAATTTTATCATATCAGCAAATGAATGGAGCCAGCCCCAGATGAATAGGCGATGTTTGCTGCAAGGAACCTGGACTTTACTCCTCTTTTTTGCCTGTCTTGCTGGAATCGCCTTGGCTTTACCAAAGCAAAAACAAATTTCTCACCTTTGTACAAAGGTTAATTGCAAGGAACTTAGTCAGCAACAATTGCAACAAATTTCCCAGGCTATTACCGTCAAAGTACTTGCAAAAGATTTCTTGGGTTCAGGAAGTTTACTAAAAAATGAAGGACTGGTTTATACAGTTATCACTAATGCTCATGTGTTGAGAACTGCTGAACCTCCCTATCAAATTCAAACACCAGATGGGCTTATTTACCAAGCTACGATAGTTAAAAATGTGAGTTGGGACGGTAATGATTTGGGTTTGTTGCAGTTTCGCAGCACTGGTGCTGTTTATCAAGTGGGAAATTTGGCAGATTCTTCTAGCTTGGCTATTGGAGATAAGGTATTTGTGGGTGGATTTACTTCGAGGATTGAGGAGTCTCAGACAACCCGGTTTGTATTTACATCCGGTCAGGTTTCTTTGGTACTCGACAAAGCATTAGAGGCTGGTTACCAAATTGGTTATACCAATGATATCCGCAAAGGGATGAGTGGCGCACCTTTGTTAAACCATCGGGGTGAGATTGTGGGTATTAATGGGCGACATAAATATCCTCTGTGGGATGCTCCTGAATTCTATAAAGATGGGTCACAGGTTTGTAAACCTTTGAAGGAATTAATTACTAGTTCTAGTTTGGCAGTTCCAATCAAAACAGTGGTGCAGTTGGCTCCAAAATTTGCGCCAAAACCAAAAAATATTACTCAACAAAATCCTGAATTGATGCCAATAGAATCTGATTTTGAGCCAGAAAAAGATAAGTATATTCCCTATAGTATTTTGCAAATGCAAGCTGCTGCTGAGGCGGCAAAAAATTGCATTTAGTAGGGTGTGTTAGCGACAGCGTTACGAACTCCGTTTATAAGGATTTGGTGCGTTACGAACTCCGTTTATAAGGATTTGGTGCGTTACGAACTCCGTTTATAAGGATTTGGTGCGTTACGAACTCCGTTTATAAGGATTTGGTGCGTTACGAACTCCGTTCTAACGCACCCTACAATACTGAGGCGGCAAAAAGTTGTATTCAGTAACGCCTGTTTTTCAAGCAATTAGAGGTTAAATCATGAGGTTTACTGGTGGACTTGCGGCGGTTTTATGTGGTACAGCAATTGTGATTGTGTCGCCGTTAGTCGCTAAGGCGTTGACGGCTTCACAAGTTTATTCTATAGCGCAAGAAATTACAGTTCGCATTGATGGCGCGAATACTGGTTCTGGAATAATTATTGAGCGTCAAGGTGATAGTTATACTGTTGTGACTTGCTGGCATGTAGTACAAGAAAAAGGTAGCTACACTATCCAGACTTCTGATGGGAGGAAATATACAATCAACAATAGCCAAGTAAAACGATTAGGGAATGTTGATTTGGCTGTGTTTCAGTTTAGCAGTAACCAAAATTATCGCGTAGCAGAAAAAGGAAACTCTGACCAAGTTACAGGAGGTAAAAATGTTTATATTGCTGGTTATCCCAATATAGCAGGACGCAACTTTCAAAGTTTAGATGGGAAAATTTCTGGTCGGGTACAAAACCCCAAAGATGGCTATGCTTTGCTTTATACAGTGCAAGCTTTCGGAGGAATGAGTGGTGGTCCGATACTAGATGAGGAAGGGAAGTTAGTTGGTATTCACGGCCGCGCTGAAACTGATCCTGGTGGGGGTGGTACTGCGGTGTTAGGAATTCCGTTGAACACTTATTTAAGTCTTGCACCGTCTGCACCACCAGTGGCGATTAAGCCAACTCCTCAGCCAACAAATCCTCCACAATCTGGAAATACTAATAACTCAAAAAAAGATGTAGAGTTCTTTACTCAAGGTTATCAAAAGTATAAACAAGGTGACTGGCAAGGAGCGATCGCTGATTATGACCAAGCTATCAAAATTAATCCCAACTATGCCGATGCCTACTACAACCGGGGTATTGCTCGCAGTGACTTGGGAGATAACCAAGGTGCGATCGCTGATTACACCCAAGCTATCAAAATTAATCCCAACTATGCCTATGCCTACCACAACCGGGGTATTGCTCGCAGTGACTTGGGAGATAAGCAAGGTGCGATCGCTGATTATAACCAAGCCATTCGTCTTAATCCTAACTATGACACTGCTTACTATGGCCGGGGTAGTGTCCGCAAAGAATTGGGAGATAACCAAGGTGCGATCGCTGATTATACCCAAGCCCTCAAAATTAATCCGAACTTAGCCATTGCTTACTATGCCAGGAGTATTCCCCGCAAACTATTGGAGGATAACCAAGGGGCTATTAGCGATCTACAA
The Gloeotrichia echinulata CP02 DNA segment above includes these coding regions:
- a CDS encoding serine protease — encoded protein: MNRRCLLQGTWTLLLFFACLAGIALALPKQKQISHLCTKVNCKELSQQQLQQISQAITVKVLAKDFLGSGSLLKNEGLVYTVITNAHVLRTAEPPYQIQTPDGLIYQATIVKNVSWDGNDLGLLQFRSTGAVYQVGNLADSSSLAIGDKVFVGGFTSRIEESQTTRFVFTSGQVSLVLDKALEAGYQIGYTNDIRKGMSGAPLLNHRGEIVGINGRHKYPLWDAPEFYKDGSQVCKPLKELITSSSLAVPIKTVVQLAPKFAPKPKNITQQNPELMPIESDFEPEKDKYIPYSILQMQAAAEAAKNCI
- a CDS encoding tetratricopeptide repeat-containing serine protease family protein, whose translation is MRFTGGLAAVLCGTAIVIVSPLVAKALTASQVYSIAQEITVRIDGANTGSGIIIERQGDSYTVVTCWHVVQEKGSYTIQTSDGRKYTINNSQVKRLGNVDLAVFQFSSNQNYRVAEKGNSDQVTGGKNVYIAGYPNIAGRNFQSLDGKISGRVQNPKDGYALLYTVQAFGGMSGGPILDEEGKLVGIHGRAETDPGGGGTAVLGIPLNTYLSLAPSAPPVAIKPTPQPTNPPQSGNTNNSKKDVEFFTQGYQKYKQGDWQGAIADYDQAIKINPNYADAYYNRGIARSDLGDNQGAIADYTQAIKINPNYAYAYHNRGIARSDLGDKQGAIADYNQAIRLNPNYDTAYYGRGSVRKELGDNQGAIADYTQALKINPNLAIAYYARSIPRKLLEDNQGAISDLQKAAELFKKQGDTVWYQKSLDLIKKYQQE